A single window of Candidatus Obscuribacter sp. DNA harbors:
- a CDS encoding amidase, which yields MTRLIEYTATEIVDLLRRREFSCEQLVSDSLDQIERLDKTVHAWAYLDRKLAIEQARAVDSGLKAGQETRAFTGVPVGVKDVFNTKDMPTEMGSPIWKDFTPGNDARVVHYLRMAQAVIPGKTVTAEFAVHAPGPTANPHNPEYMPGTSSSGSACAVASYMVPVALGTQTAGSVMRPSSYCGVFGFKPSFGLIPRTAVLKTTDTLDTIGVFARSVQDLSLLFDTIRVKGRDYPIPEKALNDQERQTKKPGQPWRIALVKGPKWQHAEAYAQEAIAAFAKKVGAIKEVVVEEFELPVEFNRAHEIHATIYDRTLAYYFREEFKHHTLVSQVMYDIINRGNELTLAQYQVALKEQTALCQQLDQILSTRFDVILNLTTGGEALKGLESVDRPDNCLIWTLCHVPAISLPVFSGPNKLPFGAQIVGRRYNDPMLLSFAELLQRHGLLEGAPHPVPQMALSGAASSSIRA from the coding sequence ATGACGAGATTAATCGAATACACAGCAACTGAAATAGTAGATCTGTTGCGCCGTCGCGAATTTAGCTGCGAGCAGCTAGTTAGCGACAGTCTAGATCAAATTGAGAGATTGGATAAGACTGTCCATGCCTGGGCGTACCTCGACCGCAAGCTGGCAATTGAGCAGGCTCGCGCTGTGGATAGTGGGCTTAAAGCCGGGCAGGAGACCAGAGCCTTTACCGGTGTGCCAGTTGGTGTCAAAGATGTCTTTAACACCAAAGACATGCCTACAGAGATGGGTAGTCCCATCTGGAAGGACTTTACTCCAGGCAATGATGCCCGGGTCGTGCATTATCTGCGTATGGCACAGGCCGTTATCCCTGGTAAAACAGTAACTGCCGAATTTGCCGTACATGCTCCTGGACCGACTGCCAATCCTCATAATCCAGAGTATATGCCCGGTACATCTTCCAGTGGCTCAGCCTGTGCGGTGGCATCATATATGGTGCCAGTTGCGCTCGGTACCCAGACAGCTGGTTCGGTGATGAGACCATCTAGTTATTGTGGTGTCTTTGGCTTTAAACCCTCATTTGGTTTAATCCCTCGTACAGCTGTGCTTAAGACTACGGATACTCTCGATACAATCGGCGTTTTTGCTCGTTCAGTCCAGGATCTGTCCTTGTTGTTTGACACCATTAGAGTCAAAGGCCGTGACTATCCCATCCCCGAAAAAGCTCTCAATGATCAGGAGCGTCAAACCAAAAAGCCCGGTCAACCTTGGCGTATTGCTCTGGTAAAAGGACCTAAATGGCAACATGCCGAAGCCTACGCCCAGGAAGCTATTGCTGCGTTTGCCAAGAAAGTCGGCGCCATCAAAGAGGTAGTGGTAGAAGAATTTGAGTTGCCGGTGGAATTTAACCGGGCTCACGAAATACACGCCACAATTTATGATCGCACTCTCGCCTATTATTTTAGAGAAGAGTTTAAGCACCACACACTGGTCAGCCAAGTGATGTACGACATCATTAACCGTGGCAATGAGCTGACCCTGGCTCAGTACCAGGTGGCGCTCAAAGAGCAGACAGCGCTCTGTCAACAATTAGATCAGATCCTCAGTACCAGATTTGATGTCATCCTCAATCTAACGACAGGTGGCGAGGCTCTCAAAGGACTGGAGTCTGTGGATAGACCAGATAACTGTTTGATTTGGACGCTCTGCCATGTGCCTGCAATTAGTTTGCCAGTCTTTAGCGGTCCTAATAAGCTGCCATTTGGCGCACAGATAGTCGGTCGCCGCTACAACGATCCGATGCTACTAAGTTTTGCTGAGCTTTTGCAGCGTCATGGACTTTTAGAGGGCGCTCCCCATCCAGTGCCCCAGATGGCTCTCAGCGGTGCGGCAAGCTCGTCCATTCGCGCTTGA
- a CDS encoding N-acetyl sugar amidotransferase: MAKTLGQPLFANMQYCVRCCMPSSNEGIEFDEMGICRACFSAEQKMHINWIEREKSLRKLLDYHKSLNRDYDCIVPISGGKDSTFQLHVVTKVYGLRALAVTFSHNWFTETGKYNLQNCLEKFNVDHIVFTPNRNLVNRIARQSLVKIGDSCWHCHSGVGAFAMQIAVKFNISLLIWGESAADLSGRSSYFDPVIKFDRDYFTKMSAKVGPEEIAGDTISARELSPWRLPSVEDIERVGVEGIHLGDYIFWDDERQMEFVRDVYDWREDRVEGTYKGYKSVECIMAGVHDYTKFLKRGFGRGTDHASVDVRAGLLTREEAFELAKKHDTERPDALDYYLQITGYTEAEFEAVMLKHRHALNIKGLSDAEFAQAVEEYRSESGQK; the protein is encoded by the coding sequence ATGGCAAAGACTTTAGGGCAGCCGCTATTTGCCAATATGCAGTACTGCGTGCGTTGTTGTATGCCCTCGTCAAACGAAGGTATCGAATTTGACGAGATGGGCATCTGTCGCGCTTGCTTTAGCGCTGAGCAAAAAATGCATATCAATTGGATAGAGAGAGAAAAATCTCTGCGCAAGTTGCTTGACTATCACAAAAGTCTCAATCGCGACTATGACTGTATCGTGCCTATCTCTGGTGGCAAAGATAGTACTTTTCAATTGCATGTGGTCACAAAGGTATATGGACTGAGAGCCCTGGCTGTCACTTTTAGCCACAATTGGTTTACTGAGACTGGTAAATACAATTTGCAAAACTGTCTTGAAAAATTCAATGTCGACCACATTGTCTTTACACCTAACCGCAATTTAGTCAATCGTATTGCTCGTCAGAGTCTGGTCAAAATTGGTGATAGCTGCTGGCACTGCCACTCCGGTGTTGGTGCCTTTGCCATGCAAATCGCCGTTAAGTTCAATATTTCACTGCTTATCTGGGGCGAATCAGCCGCTGACCTGTCTGGCCGGTCGAGTTATTTTGATCCGGTAATCAAATTTGACCGTGATTATTTCACCAAGATGTCAGCCAAAGTAGGTCCCGAAGAAATCGCCGGAGACACAATCTCTGCCCGCGAACTCTCGCCCTGGCGCTTGCCTTCGGTGGAAGACATTGAGCGCGTCGGAGTCGAGGGCATCCACTTGGGAGATTACATCTTTTGGGATGACGAAAGACAGATGGAATTTGTCCGTGATGTCTACGACTGGCGTGAAGACCGTGTCGAGGGTACTTACAAGGGCTATAAGTCTGTCGAATGTATTATGGCCGGCGTGCACGACTACACCAAGTTTTTAAAGCGTGGTTTTGGTCGCGGTACAGACCATGCCAGTGTTGATGTTAGAGCTGGCTTGCTTACCAGAGAAGAAGCCTTTGAGCTGGCTAAAAAGCATGACACCGAAAGACCGGATGCTCTCGATTATTATTTGCAGATAACAGGTTATACCGAAGCAGAGTTTGAAGCCGTGATGCTCAAGCATCGTCATGCCCTCAATATCAAAGGGCTCTCTGATGCAGAGTTTGCTCAAGCCGTTGAAGAATATCGTAGTGAGTCGGGTCAAAAGTAA
- the pseB gene encoding UDP-N-acetylglucosamine 4,6-dehydratase (inverting), with translation MDLPAATDWANSTVLVTGGTGSFGKALTKKLLADYKPKKLIIFSRDECKQYEMQQELQDRSLRFFLGDIRDRDRLYRAFTDVDIVIHAAALKQVPAAEYNPFEFVKTNVLGAANIIDAAIDRGVKKVIALSTDKAANPINLYGATKLCSDKLFVTANSYAGKAETKFGIVRYGNVIASRGSVIPLFLEMKKTGVLRLTDERMTRFWLTLEKGVDFVISCTDQVQGGEIFVPKIASMSLMELAKTIGPECKFEFCGMRPGEKLHETLVPRDESPWCLEFPDRYVIQPSQLWWDPQELIKRGGAPVAEGFRYRSDVNDNWLSGEELCKLIAKSQDASNLALR, from the coding sequence ATGGATCTCCCAGCAGCTACCGATTGGGCAAACTCAACCGTACTCGTCACAGGCGGTACAGGCTCATTTGGCAAAGCCCTGACCAAAAAGCTTTTAGCTGATTACAAGCCTAAAAAGCTTATCATCTTCAGCAGAGACGAATGTAAACAATACGAAATGCAGCAAGAGCTGCAGGACCGTAGTTTGAGATTCTTCCTCGGCGACATTCGCGACCGCGACCGACTTTATCGCGCCTTTACCGATGTCGATATCGTCATCCACGCAGCAGCGCTCAAGCAAGTACCCGCTGCCGAATACAACCCATTTGAATTTGTCAAAACAAATGTACTGGGCGCGGCCAATATCATTGATGCCGCCATTGATCGTGGCGTCAAAAAGGTTATTGCCCTTTCCACAGACAAAGCAGCTAACCCTATCAATCTCTACGGCGCCACCAAGCTCTGCTCCGACAAATTATTTGTCACAGCCAATAGCTATGCTGGTAAAGCCGAGACAAAATTTGGCATAGTGCGCTACGGCAACGTCATTGCCAGCCGCGGCAGCGTTATCCCGCTGTTTTTAGAGATGAAAAAGACCGGTGTACTGAGGCTGACTGACGAGCGCATGACCAGGTTTTGGTTAACCCTAGAAAAAGGTGTCGACTTTGTAATCTCGTGTACAGATCAAGTACAGGGCGGCGAAATTTTTGTACCTAAAATAGCCTCAATGAGTTTGATGGAACTAGCCAAGACAATCGGTCCTGAATGCAAATTTGAATTTTGCGGCATGCGCCCTGGCGAAAAACTGCATGAGACCCTGGTACCTCGCGATGAATCCCCCTGGTGCCTGGAATTCCCAGATCGTTATGTAATCCAACCAAGCCAACTCTGGTGGGATCCCCAGGAGCTTATTAAGCGCGGCGGAGCGCCAGTAGCTGAGGGCTTCCGCTATCGCTCAGACGTAAACGATAACTGGTTAAGCGGAGAGGAACTATGCAAACTGATAGCCAAGTCGCAGGATGCGTCAAATCTAGCCTTGCGCTAG
- a CDS encoding GNAT family N-acetyltransferase, translating into MSINLCAIATPTLTGPVATLPPITAAHVTDDYLCWLNDKHLMRFSRQRLRHHTRETSIAYQQTFVGTANHLWAIEATDSGELMGTINTYVDSQSLVADIGIMVGNPSARGRGLGKAAWGLVMAFLFNDLGMRKVTAGTVGGNIAMQKIAEHWQMRLEATLREQELIDDKPYDILRYGILKREWTSLPHR; encoded by the coding sequence ATGAGTATTAACCTCTGTGCCATAGCCACACCAACCTTGACTGGTCCTGTTGCCACTTTGCCCCCAATAACTGCCGCCCATGTCACCGATGATTATCTATGCTGGCTCAATGACAAACACCTGATGCGCTTTAGCAGACAGCGCCTGCGCCACCACACTAGAGAGACTTCCATTGCCTATCAACAGACTTTTGTCGGTACAGCCAATCATCTCTGGGCGATAGAAGCCACTGACTCAGGCGAGCTTATGGGTACGATTAATACTTATGTCGATAGCCAGTCACTGGTAGCCGATATCGGCATTATGGTCGGTAACCCAAGTGCTCGTGGTCGAGGTCTGGGCAAAGCCGCCTGGGGACTGGTGATGGCATTTTTGTTTAACGATCTGGGTATGCGCAAAGTGACAGCCGGGACAGTAGGTGGCAATATCGCCATGCAAAAGATTGCTGAGCACTGGCAGATGCGCCTGGAAGCCACATTGCGAGAGCAAGAGCTAATCGACGATAAGCCCTACGATATCTTGCGTTATGGCATCCTCAAGCGCGAATGGACGAGCTTGCCGCACCGCTGA